One genomic segment of Mytilus galloprovincialis chromosome 5, xbMytGall1.hap1.1, whole genome shotgun sequence includes these proteins:
- the LOC143074334 gene encoding carbonyl reductase [NADPH] 3-like — MGARKVAVVTGSNKGVGFGIVRGLCQKFHGDVYLTSRDERRGRDAVRELEKEGLSPKFHQLDVTDKRSIYTIKNFLEKTYGGLDILVNNAGIMKSFHTKEEGNKVIETNYVSVVNISEALFPLLRPNARVVNVSSRMGNFTAFNMKEETKMKFASQNLTVKELTSLVWEYYNLFDCPNFDPNLYIGQFAYGVSKLGLNRLTSILQRDMSADQRQILVNSCCPGYVDTDMSDHKGLLTVDQGADTPVYLALLPADEKSIAGEMVCERVVVKWDQRDLHPNPLIKSMMPSLKSLL; from the exons ATGGGTGCAAGGAAAGTGGCAGTG gtgACTGGGTCAAATAAAGGAGTTGGATTTGGTATTGTTCGGGGACTTTGCCAGAAGTTCCATGGAGATGTGTACCTTACTTCAAGAGACGAAAGACGAGGACGAGACGCTGTTCGTGAGTTGGAGAAAGAAGGGTTATCACCGAAGTTTCACCAATTAGATGTAACAGACAAAAGAAGCATTTACACAATTAAAAACTTTCTTGAGAAAACTTACGGTGGCTTAGATATACTCGTTAATAATGCAGGCATTATGAAATCATTTCATACAAAGGAGGAAGGCAACAAAGTCATCGAGACGAATTATGTAAGCGTTGTCAACATTTCGGAAGCCCTTTTTCCTCTCCTTAGACCAAATGCTAGAGTCGTCAATGTTTCAAGTAGAATGGGCAACTTTACAGCTTTTAATATGAAAGAAGAGACAAAAATGAAGTTTGCCAGTCAAAATCTTACAGTAAAAGAACTTACTAGTCTTGTTTGGGAATACTACAATCTTTTTGATTGTCCTAACTTTGATCCTAATCTTTATATTGGACAGTTTGCATATGGTGTCTCCAAATTGGGACTTAACCGGTTGACGAGTATATTACAGCGTGATATGTCTGCCGATCAGAGACAAATTTTGGTTAATTCATGCTGTCCTGGGTATGTAGACACAGACATGTCGGATCATAAAGGCCTCTTGACGGTAGATCAAGGAGCTGACACTCCAGTCTATCTTGCACTTCTGCCAGCAGACGAGAAATCCATAGCAGGTGAAATGGTTTGTGAAAGGGTGGTAGTAAAGTGGGATCAACGGGATTTACATCCTAATCCACTGATAAAGTCTATGATGCCTTCTTTGAAAAGTTTATTATGA